The following proteins are co-located in the Carassius gibelio isolate Cgi1373 ecotype wild population from Czech Republic chromosome A9, carGib1.2-hapl.c, whole genome shotgun sequence genome:
- the LOC128019699 gene encoding zona pellucida sperm-binding protein 4-like isoform X4 — MAGSWCLVQILLVCAFCHAVPQWSKSLQDVQSLMNQQFPLQKPVQQPTYQQFPVQKPVQQPSNQQVPQQFLPQKPVQQPSNQQFPLQKPVQQLPKPQFPLQKPVQQPSNQQFPLQKPVQQPTYQQFPLQKPVQQPKPQFPLQKPVQQPKPQFPLQKPVQQPKLQFPLQKPVVQTDPIDKCAVADSEQIQCGLPGMSGAECEAINCCFNAQQCYYGRTVTVQCIRDGQFVVVVSRDVTLPRLSLDSVNLLGGNDPPCAPVGSTPSFAIYQFPVTACGTSVMEDGGYVVYENRMTSSYEVGVGPYGSITRDSHFEFLFQCRYSETSVEALVVEVNSVPPPLPVAAPGPLRVELRLANGQCVTKGCAEGDEAYTSYYSDADYPITKVLREPVYVEVHLMERTDPNIVLMLGRCWTTSTPSPLSLPQWDLLINGCPYQDDRYLTTLVPVTGSSGLQFPTHYKRFVVKMFTFVDPASLAALQETIFIHCSTEVCHPSSGSCEQSCTRKRRDTRIKAVSGEQTVVSSGPVTLVM, encoded by the exons ATGGCTGGAAGTTGGTGTTTGGTTCAGATTTTGCTGGTTTGTGCTTTCTGCCATGCTGTTCCACAATGGAGTAAATCGCTTCAGGATGTTCAATCTCTGATgaaccagcagtttccgcttcagaaaccagttcaacaaCCAACTTACCAGCAGTTTCcggttcagaagccagttcaacaaccAAGTAACCAGCAGGTTCCTCAGCAGTTTCTGcctcagaagccagttcaacaaccAAGTAACCAGCAG tttccgcttcaaaAGCCAGTTCAACAACTACCTAAAccacagtttccgcttcagaagccggtTCAACAACCAAgtaaccagcagtttccgcttcagaagccagttcaacaaccaacttaccagcagtttccgcttcagaagccggtTCAACAACCTAAACCGCAGTTTCCTCTTCAGAAGCCGGTTCAACAACCTAaaccgcagtttccgcttcagaagccggtTCAACAACCTAAactacagtttccgcttcagaagccagtagtGCAGACAGATCCTATTGATAAATGtgctgtagctgattctgagcagatTCAATGTGGTCTACCTGGCATGAGTGGTGCTGAGTGTGAagctatcaactgctgctttaacgCACAGCAGTGTTACTATGGGAGGACGG TAACtgtccagtgtattagagatggtcagtttgtggtagtggtgtctagagatgttactctgcctcgactgagtctggattcGGTTAATCTACTGGGTGGAAACGACCCaccttgtgctcctgtggggtcCACACCTTCTTTTGCCatataccagttccctgtgaccgcatgtggcacgagtgtgatg GAGGATGGTggatatgtggtgtatgaaaaccgaatgacctcGTCCTATGAAGTGGGGGTTGGACCATATGGTTCAatcacaagggacagtcattttga GTTCCTCTTCCAGTGTAGATACTCTGAaacttctgtggaagctctggttgtggaggtcaactcCGTTCCTCCACctctaccagtagctgctcctggacctctcagggtggagctcagactggccaatggccaatgtgtcaccaaaggctgtgctgaag GAgatgaggcctacacgtcctacTACAGTGATGCTGATTATCCAatcacaaaagtcctgcgagagcctgtgtatgttgaggtgcaccttatggagaggactgaccccaacattgtcctaatgctgggacgttgttggacgacttcaacccccagtccactcagtctcccccagtgggaccttctgatcAATGG atgcccttaccaggacgaccgttatctgaccacactggttccagtgactggatcATCTGGGcttcagttcccaacccactacaagcgctttgttgtgaagatgttcacatttgtagatccagcttcactggctgctctgcaggaaacc atcttcatccattgcagtacagaggtgtgccatccatcatctggctcttgtgagcaaagctgcaccaggaaac GAAGAGATACTCgtatcaaggctgtctctggggagcagacGGTGGTTTCTAGTGGACCAGTTACTCTAGTCATGTAA
- the LOC128019699 gene encoding zona pellucida sperm-binding protein 4-like isoform X5 encodes MAGSWCLVQILLVCAFCHAVPQWSKSLQDVQSLMNQQFPLQKPVQQPTYQQFPVQKPVQQPSNQQFPLQKPVQQLPKPQFPLQKPVQQPSNQQFPLQKPVQQPTYQQFPLQKPVQQPKPQFPLQKPVQQPKPQFPLQKPVQQPKLQFPLQKPVVQTDPIDKCAVADSEQIQCGLPGMSGAECEAINCCFNAQQCYYGRTVTVQCIRDGQFVVVVSRDVTLPRLSLDSVNLLGGNDPPCAPVGSTPSFAIYQFPVTACGTSVMEDGGYVVYENRMTSSYEVGVGPYGSITRDSHFEFLFQCRYSETSVEALVVEVNSVPPPLPVAAPGPLRVELRLANGQCVTKGCAEGDEAYTSYYSDADYPITKVLREPVYVEVHLMERTDPNIVLMLGRCWTTSTPSPLSLPQWDLLINGCPYQDDRYLTTLVPVTGSSGLQFPTHYKRFVVKMFTFVDPASLAALQETIFIHCSTEVCHPSSGSCEQSCTRKRRDTRIKAVSGEQTVVSSGPVTLVM; translated from the exons ATGGCTGGAAGTTGGTGTTTGGTTCAGATTTTGCTGGTTTGTGCTTTCTGCCATGCTGTTCCACAATGGAGTAAATCGCTTCAGGATGTTCAATCTCTGATgaaccagcagtttccgcttcagaaaccagttcaacaaCCAACTTACCAGCAGTTTCcggttcagaagccagttcaacaaccAAGTAACCAGCAG tttccgcttcaaaAGCCAGTTCAACAACTACCTAAAccacagtttccgcttcagaagccggtTCAACAACCAAgtaaccagcagtttccgcttcagaagccagttcaacaaccaacttaccagcagtttccgcttcagaagccggtTCAACAACCTAAACCGCAGTTTCCTCTTCAGAAGCCGGTTCAACAACCTAaaccgcagtttccgcttcagaagccggtTCAACAACCTAAactacagtttccgcttcagaagccagtagtGCAGACAGATCCTATTGATAAATGtgctgtagctgattctgagcagatTCAATGTGGTCTACCTGGCATGAGTGGTGCTGAGTGTGAagctatcaactgctgctttaacgCACAGCAGTGTTACTATGGGAGGACGG TAACtgtccagtgtattagagatggtcagtttgtggtagtggtgtctagagatgttactctgcctcgactgagtctggattcGGTTAATCTACTGGGTGGAAACGACCCaccttgtgctcctgtggggtcCACACCTTCTTTTGCCatataccagttccctgtgaccgcatgtggcacgagtgtgatg GAGGATGGTggatatgtggtgtatgaaaaccgaatgacctcGTCCTATGAAGTGGGGGTTGGACCATATGGTTCAatcacaagggacagtcattttga GTTCCTCTTCCAGTGTAGATACTCTGAaacttctgtggaagctctggttgtggaggtcaactcCGTTCCTCCACctctaccagtagctgctcctggacctctcagggtggagctcagactggccaatggccaatgtgtcaccaaaggctgtgctgaag GAgatgaggcctacacgtcctacTACAGTGATGCTGATTATCCAatcacaaaagtcctgcgagagcctgtgtatgttgaggtgcaccttatggagaggactgaccccaacattgtcctaatgctgggacgttgttggacgacttcaacccccagtccactcagtctcccccagtgggaccttctgatcAATGG atgcccttaccaggacgaccgttatctgaccacactggttccagtgactggatcATCTGGGcttcagttcccaacccactacaagcgctttgttgtgaagatgttcacatttgtagatccagcttcactggctgctctgcaggaaacc atcttcatccattgcagtacagaggtgtgccatccatcatctggctcttgtgagcaaagctgcaccaggaaac GAAGAGATACTCgtatcaaggctgtctctggggagcagacGGTGGTTTCTAGTGGACCAGTTACTCTAGTCATGTAA
- the LOC128019699 gene encoding zona pellucida sperm-binding protein 4-like isoform X6 produces the protein MAGSWCLVQILLVCAFCHAVPQWSKSLQDVQSLMNQQFPLQKPVQQPTYQQFPVQKPVQQPSNQQVPQQFLPQKPVQQPSNQQVPQQFLPQKPVQQPTYQQFPLQKPVQQPKPQFPLQKPVQQPKPQFPLQKPVQQPKLQFPLQKPVVQTDPIDKCAVADSEQIQCGLPGMSGAECEAINCCFNAQQCYYGRTVTVQCIRDGQFVVVVSRDVTLPRLSLDSVNLLGGNDPPCAPVGSTPSFAIYQFPVTACGTSVMEDGGYVVYENRMTSSYEVGVGPYGSITRDSHFEFLFQCRYSETSVEALVVEVNSVPPPLPVAAPGPLRVELRLANGQCVTKGCAEGDEAYTSYYSDADYPITKVLREPVYVEVHLMERTDPNIVLMLGRCWTTSTPSPLSLPQWDLLINGCPYQDDRYLTTLVPVTGSSGLQFPTHYKRFVVKMFTFVDPASLAALQETIFIHCSTEVCHPSSGSCEQSCTRKRRDTRIKAVSGEQTVVSSGPVTLVM, from the exons ATGGCTGGAAGTTGGTGTTTGGTTCAGATTTTGCTGGTTTGTGCTTTCTGCCATGCTGTTCCACAATGGAGTAAATCGCTTCAGGATGTTCAATCTCTGATgaaccagcagtttccgcttcagaaaccagttcaacaaCCAACTTACCAGCAGTTTCcggttcagaagccagttcaacaaccAAGTAACCAGCAGGTTCCTCAGCAGTTTCTGcctcagaagccagttcaacaaccAAGTAACCAGCAGGTTCCTCAGCAGTTTCTGcctcagaagccagttcaacaaccaacttaccagcagtttccgcttcaaaAGCCA gtTCAACAACCTAAACCGCAGTTTCCTCTTCAGAAGCCGGTTCAACAACCTAaaccgcagtttccgcttcagaagccggtTCAACAACCTAAactacagtttccgcttcagaagccagtagtGCAGACAGATCCTATTGATAAATGtgctgtagctgattctgagcagatTCAATGTGGTCTACCTGGCATGAGTGGTGCTGAGTGTGAagctatcaactgctgctttaacgCACAGCAGTGTTACTATGGGAGGACGG TAACtgtccagtgtattagagatggtcagtttgtggtagtggtgtctagagatgttactctgcctcgactgagtctggattcGGTTAATCTACTGGGTGGAAACGACCCaccttgtgctcctgtggggtcCACACCTTCTTTTGCCatataccagttccctgtgaccgcatgtggcacgagtgtgatg GAGGATGGTggatatgtggtgtatgaaaaccgaatgacctcGTCCTATGAAGTGGGGGTTGGACCATATGGTTCAatcacaagggacagtcattttga GTTCCTCTTCCAGTGTAGATACTCTGAaacttctgtggaagctctggttgtggaggtcaactcCGTTCCTCCACctctaccagtagctgctcctggacctctcagggtggagctcagactggccaatggccaatgtgtcaccaaaggctgtgctgaag GAgatgaggcctacacgtcctacTACAGTGATGCTGATTATCCAatcacaaaagtcctgcgagagcctgtgtatgttgaggtgcaccttatggagaggactgaccccaacattgtcctaatgctgggacgttgttggacgacttcaacccccagtccactcagtctcccccagtgggaccttctgatcAATGG atgcccttaccaggacgaccgttatctgaccacactggttccagtgactggatcATCTGGGcttcagttcccaacccactacaagcgctttgttgtgaagatgttcacatttgtagatccagcttcactggctgctctgcaggaaacc atcttcatccattgcagtacagaggtgtgccatccatcatctggctcttgtgagcaaagctgcaccaggaaac GAAGAGATACTCgtatcaaggctgtctctggggagcagacGGTGGTTTCTAGTGGACCAGTTACTCTAGTCATGTAA
- the LOC128019699 gene encoding zona pellucida sperm-binding protein 4-like isoform X3 — protein MAGSWCLVQILLVCAFCHAVPQWSKSLQDVQSLMNQQFPLQKPVQQPTYQQFPVQKPVQQPSNQQVPQQFLPQKPVQQPTYQQFPLQKPVQQLPKPQFPLQKPVQQPSNQQFPLQKPVQQPTYQQFPLQKPVQQPKPQFPLQKPVQQPKPQFPLQKPVQQPKLQFPLQKPVVQTDPIDKCAVADSEQIQCGLPGMSGAECEAINCCFNAQQCYYGRTVTVQCIRDGQFVVVVSRDVTLPRLSLDSVNLLGGNDPPCAPVGSTPSFAIYQFPVTACGTSVMEDGGYVVYENRMTSSYEVGVGPYGSITRDSHFEFLFQCRYSETSVEALVVEVNSVPPPLPVAAPGPLRVELRLANGQCVTKGCAEGDEAYTSYYSDADYPITKVLREPVYVEVHLMERTDPNIVLMLGRCWTTSTPSPLSLPQWDLLINGCPYQDDRYLTTLVPVTGSSGLQFPTHYKRFVVKMFTFVDPASLAALQETIFIHCSTEVCHPSSGSCEQSCTRKRRDTRIKAVSGEQTVVSSGPVTLVM, from the exons ATGGCTGGAAGTTGGTGTTTGGTTCAGATTTTGCTGGTTTGTGCTTTCTGCCATGCTGTTCCACAATGGAGTAAATCGCTTCAGGATGTTCAATCTCTGATgaaccagcagtttccgcttcagaaaccagttcaacaaCCAACTTACCAGCAGTTTCcggttcagaagccagttcaacaaccAAGTAACCAGCAG GTTCCTCAGCAGTTTCTGcctcagaagccagttcaacaaccaacttaccagcagtttccgcttcaaaAGCCAGTTCAACAACTACCTAAAccacagtttccgcttcagaagccggtTCAACAACCAAgtaaccagcagtttccgcttcagaagccagttcaacaaccaacttaccagcagtttccgcttcagaagccggtTCAACAACCTAAACCGCAGTTTCCTCTTCAGAAGCCGGTTCAACAACCTAaaccgcagtttccgcttcagaagccggtTCAACAACCTAAactacagtttccgcttcagaagccagtagtGCAGACAGATCCTATTGATAAATGtgctgtagctgattctgagcagatTCAATGTGGTCTACCTGGCATGAGTGGTGCTGAGTGTGAagctatcaactgctgctttaacgCACAGCAGTGTTACTATGGGAGGACGG TAACtgtccagtgtattagagatggtcagtttgtggtagtggtgtctagagatgttactctgcctcgactgagtctggattcGGTTAATCTACTGGGTGGAAACGACCCaccttgtgctcctgtggggtcCACACCTTCTTTTGCCatataccagttccctgtgaccgcatgtggcacgagtgtgatg GAGGATGGTggatatgtggtgtatgaaaaccgaatgacctcGTCCTATGAAGTGGGGGTTGGACCATATGGTTCAatcacaagggacagtcattttga GTTCCTCTTCCAGTGTAGATACTCTGAaacttctgtggaagctctggttgtggaggtcaactcCGTTCCTCCACctctaccagtagctgctcctggacctctcagggtggagctcagactggccaatggccaatgtgtcaccaaaggctgtgctgaag GAgatgaggcctacacgtcctacTACAGTGATGCTGATTATCCAatcacaaaagtcctgcgagagcctgtgtatgttgaggtgcaccttatggagaggactgaccccaacattgtcctaatgctgggacgttgttggacgacttcaacccccagtccactcagtctcccccagtgggaccttctgatcAATGG atgcccttaccaggacgaccgttatctgaccacactggttccagtgactggatcATCTGGGcttcagttcccaacccactacaagcgctttgttgtgaagatgttcacatttgtagatccagcttcactggctgctctgcaggaaacc atcttcatccattgcagtacagaggtgtgccatccatcatctggctcttgtgagcaaagctgcaccaggaaac GAAGAGATACTCgtatcaaggctgtctctggggagcagacGGTGGTTTCTAGTGGACCAGTTACTCTAGTCATGTAA
- the LOC128019699 gene encoding zona pellucida sperm-binding protein 4-like isoform X1: MAGSWCLVQILLVCAFCHAVPQWSKSLQDVQSLMNQQFPLQKPVQQPTYQQFPVQKPVQQPSNQQVPQQFLPQKPVQQPSNQQVPQQFLPQKPVQQPTYQQFPLQKPVQQLPKPQFPLQKPVQQPSNQQFPLQKPVQQPTYQQFPLQKPVQQPKPQFPLQKPVQQPKPQFPLQKPVQQPKLQFPLQKPVVQTDPIDKCAVADSEQIQCGLPGMSGAECEAINCCFNAQQCYYGRTVTVQCIRDGQFVVVVSRDVTLPRLSLDSVNLLGGNDPPCAPVGSTPSFAIYQFPVTACGTSVMEDGGYVVYENRMTSSYEVGVGPYGSITRDSHFEFLFQCRYSETSVEALVVEVNSVPPPLPVAAPGPLRVELRLANGQCVTKGCAEGDEAYTSYYSDADYPITKVLREPVYVEVHLMERTDPNIVLMLGRCWTTSTPSPLSLPQWDLLINGCPYQDDRYLTTLVPVTGSSGLQFPTHYKRFVVKMFTFVDPASLAALQETIFIHCSTEVCHPSSGSCEQSCTRKRRDTRIKAVSGEQTVVSSGPVTLVM, from the exons ATGGCTGGAAGTTGGTGTTTGGTTCAGATTTTGCTGGTTTGTGCTTTCTGCCATGCTGTTCCACAATGGAGTAAATCGCTTCAGGATGTTCAATCTCTGATgaaccagcagtttccgcttcagaaaccagttcaacaaCCAACTTACCAGCAGTTTCcggttcagaagccagttcaacaaccAAGTAACCAGCAGGTTCCTCAGCAGTTTCTGcctcagaagccagttcaacaaccAAGTAACCAGCAGGTTCCTCAGCAGTTTCTGcctcagaagccagttcaacaaccaacttaccagcagtttccgcttcaaaAGCCAGTTCAACAACTACCTAAAccacagtttccgcttcagaagccggtTCAACAACCAAgtaaccagcagtttccgcttcagaagccagttcaacaaccaacttaccagcagtttccgcttcagaagccggtTCAACAACCTAAACCGCAGTTTCCTCTTCAGAAGCCGGTTCAACAACCTAaaccgcagtttccgcttcagaagccggtTCAACAACCTAAactacagtttccgcttcagaagccagtagtGCAGACAGATCCTATTGATAAATGtgctgtagctgattctgagcagatTCAATGTGGTCTACCTGGCATGAGTGGTGCTGAGTGTGAagctatcaactgctgctttaacgCACAGCAGTGTTACTATGGGAGGACGG TAACtgtccagtgtattagagatggtcagtttgtggtagtggtgtctagagatgttactctgcctcgactgagtctggattcGGTTAATCTACTGGGTGGAAACGACCCaccttgtgctcctgtggggtcCACACCTTCTTTTGCCatataccagttccctgtgaccgcatgtggcacgagtgtgatg GAGGATGGTggatatgtggtgtatgaaaaccgaatgacctcGTCCTATGAAGTGGGGGTTGGACCATATGGTTCAatcacaagggacagtcattttga GTTCCTCTTCCAGTGTAGATACTCTGAaacttctgtggaagctctggttgtggaggtcaactcCGTTCCTCCACctctaccagtagctgctcctggacctctcagggtggagctcagactggccaatggccaatgtgtcaccaaaggctgtgctgaag GAgatgaggcctacacgtcctacTACAGTGATGCTGATTATCCAatcacaaaagtcctgcgagagcctgtgtatgttgaggtgcaccttatggagaggactgaccccaacattgtcctaatgctgggacgttgttggacgacttcaacccccagtccactcagtctcccccagtgggaccttctgatcAATGG atgcccttaccaggacgaccgttatctgaccacactggttccagtgactggatcATCTGGGcttcagttcccaacccactacaagcgctttgttgtgaagatgttcacatttgtagatccagcttcactggctgctctgcaggaaacc atcttcatccattgcagtacagaggtgtgccatccatcatctggctcttgtgagcaaagctgcaccaggaaac GAAGAGATACTCgtatcaaggctgtctctggggagcagacGGTGGTTTCTAGTGGACCAGTTACTCTAGTCATGTAA